The region GGTAGGGCTCGTCGAGCGCCTCCAGGCCTCCGTACTTGTGGATGTCCTCGGTTGCCTCTTCCTCGACGACGTCGACGATGTCGTCGACGGTGACGATACCCTTCATCCTCCCCTCAGCATCGACGACGGGGAGTGCGACGACGTCGTATTCGGCGAACAGGCGCGCGACGGCTTCCTGGTCCATCTCCTCGGGCACGGCGACCATGTCCTCGACGCGCATGATCTCGCGCACGGTGCGGTTGCCGGGGGCTGCGAACAGCTCACGGAAGGACACGACGCCGAGCAGCCGCTGCGCGCTGTCGAGGACGTAGATGTAGTAGAGCGTCTCCGCGTTGGTGCGCCCCTGGGCCTGCTTGCGCAGGTAGCTGATCGCCTCGTCGGCGGTCATGTCGGGCCGCACGCGCGCGAAGCGGGAGGACATGAGGCCGCCGGCCTCGTCCTCCTCGTACGCGAGCAGGGCAGTGACTTCGCGCCGGGTAGCGTCATCGAGCAGGCCGAGCAGTCCTGGCCTGTCCTCTTCGGCTGCTTCCTGGATGAGGTCGGCGGCGTCGTCCGGCGGGAGCAGTCGCAGCCAGAGGCGCCGCTCGGCGGGTGTGAGCGCGAGCAGCAGGTCGGCCTGATCGGATGAGGTCAGGTCGAAGAAGAACTCCTCGGCGTCCCCCGGCTCGAGGAGACGGAAGCCCGCAATGCGGTCCGGCTGGTCGAGCAGCCACCAGGCGTCGGCCAGTTCCGGCAGTCTGATCTCGCCCGCGGGCTGGAGCATGCGGTCCTGCGCAGATGAGTATGCGGGTCGCTCGGTGCGCCGAGTCTAGCGGGCAGCCGGGCCAGCGGCAACTGCAACAATCAGGTCACGACCGCAGGGACTGCAACGCATCCGGCGCCATTCGGCGACGCACCTGATACAACGGGTCACGCGCTGTGACCCTCCCGTTACGACCCTGTGAGTGGTCCGTCACCGTCGTTCTTCATCCTTGTGCCGGGCATGAAGACGTGCGCGTCGCGCGCGGCCCTCTGCCCGACGAATGAAAATCGGATGGAGAACACATGACTGGGAAACTCCGGTGCGTACTGATGGGCGCGCTGCTGTTGCTGGGGGCAGCCTCGGCGAGCGCGCAGCAGCCGGCAGGTCGTGTTGCGGGCCGCGTCGTCGACGCGCAGACCGGACTCGGTCTGCCCGGAGCGAGCATCGTCGTCGAGTCCACGCAGCAGGGCGTGCTGAGCGGCATCGATGGCCGTTATCTGCTGACCAGCGTGCCTGCGGGCGTCGTGTCCGTGCGAGTCGAGAGCATCGGCTACGGCACCAAGACGGTAACCGACGTCCGGGTGCGGGCGGACGAGGTGACGGAGCTGATCGTCACCGTGGATCCGCAGGCGGTCGAGCTGGAAGCGATCAGCGTGAGTGCGTCGGCGGAGCGGGGCAGTGTGAGTCGCGCGCTGGACGAGCAGCGCAATGCAACGGGCATCGTGAGCGCACTCGGCTCCGAGCAGATCGCGCGCAGCCCGGATGGCGATGCCGCCGCGGCGATGCAGCGCGTGAGCGGTGTCTCGGTGCAGGACGGCAAGTACGTGTTCGTGCGTGGTCTGGGCGAGCGCTACACGACCACCTCCCTCAACGGCGCGCGCATACCGAGCCCGGAACCGGAGCGCAAGGTAGTGCCGCTCGACCTGTTCCCCTCCGGGCTCCTGCAGAGCATAACGACGGCCAAGACGTTCACGCCGGACCTGCCGGGCGACTTCTCGGGCGCGCAGGTCAACATCCGCACACGCGAGTTCCCCGGTTCACGCCAGCTCACGATCTCGGCGGGCGGCGGTTTCAACAGCCGGGTGACCGGTCGCGACCTGTTTGCTGCGCCCACCGTCGGTGGCGAATGGCTGGCGTCGTCCGGCGATGCCCGTGCGCTTCCGCAGTCGGTCCGCAGCGCAGGTGACTTCACCGCGCCGATGGAGCAGGACGAGATCAACGCGATGGTGCGCTCGTTCCGCAACGCCTGGACACCGCAGCGGGCATCCGGCCGCGGCAACTCGTCTCTCGGCGTGTCGCTCGGCGGCACCGATCCGGTCCTGGGCCAGCCGATCTCCTATCTGCTGAGCGGCACGTACTCCTACGGCGAGGAGGTGCGCGATGCCGAGATACGGGCACGCGCGCTGCCCGGCGCGAACGGCCAGGTGACCGAGGTGGACCGGTTCACGGGATCGACGGGCCGCACCAGCGTGCTGTGGGGCGGGCTCGCAAACATCAGCACACTCGTCGGCGAGCACAGCCGCGTCTTCTTCAATGGCAACCTGAACCGGAGCGCCGACAACGAAGCGCGCTTCGAGGTCGGTACCAGCGAAAACCACGGCACCATGCCGATGGAGGTGCAGCGCCTGCGCTTCGTGCAGCGCACGGTCGGCTCGGCGCAGCTCGGCGCCGAGCACCAGCTGGGTGCAAGCCGAATCGACTGGAGCCTGACGGGTTCGGCAGTGCGCCGCTCCGAACCGGACCGCTCCGAGTTCGTGTACGCGCAGACGGTCGAGGGTGAGCCGATGCGATGGTTTGCAGCCAGCAACGAGGGTGCGGTGCGCACGTTCGGTGAGCTGGAGGAGAACAGCATGGAGGCGGCTCTCAACTACCGGCTGCACCTGGGCGCCAAGGCCCGTCACGCGCTGCAGCTCGGTGGGCTCTACCGCATGACCGATCGGGAGGCGGACAACCGTGCGTACAGCATTTCCGGTCGCTCGCTTCCCGCGGACGCACTGGCGCTGCCGGCGGAACAGATCATGGACGGTCGCTTCGCGGAGGCGGGCGACTCGTACTTCCGGCTGACCCCGATGAGCCAGGGCGGCTCCTACAGCGCAGAGGACAGGCTCGTCGCCGGGTACGGCATGCTGGAGCTGGGCCTCTCCGATCGACTGCAGCTGATTGCGGGCGCGCGCGTCGAGCGCTCCGAGCTCGACCTCGCGGCACAGGGCACGATCGGCTCCGAGGTCTTCACGGCAGCGCCGAGCTACACGGACGTGCTGCCCTCGCTGTCGCTGAACGTGGGGCTCACGGACAACCAGAAACTCCGCTTCTCCGCGTCACAGACGCTCGCCCGTCCGGAATACCGCGAGCTGGCAAACGTGCAGTATCGCGAAGTGCTGGGGGGCGAGAACGTCGTCGGCAACCCGGATCTCCGGCGCACTCTGATCCGCAATGCCGACATCCGCTGGGAATGGTACCCGAACCCCGGCGAGACCGTGTCGCTCGCTCTGTTCGCCAAACAGTTCGACGCGCCGATCGAGCGCGTGTACCGAGCGACGTCGGGCACCAGCATCGTGACGTACGTGAACGCCGAGGAGGCCGAGAACTTCGGTGTCGAGCTCGAGCTGCGGAAGCGGCTGGGCTTCATCGCGGAGCCGCTCGAAACGATCACCGCCTTCGCGAACGCGACAGTGATGGACAGCAGGATCCGCATCGGCCGCGAGGCGAGCAGCCAGACGAGCACCGAGCGGGCGATGGTGGGGCAGGCGCCGTACGTGGTGAACACGGGCCTCACGTGGGCGCCGGGCGCCGGCACGACGAGCGCGACGCTGCTCTACAACACGGTCGGTCGCCGCATCGTCAACGCCGGGGAGGTCCCGCTGCCGGACGTCTACGAGGAGCGTCGCGACGTGCTCGACCTGTCGTTCCGCACGACGCTGCCGGGCGGGCTGGGCGTGAAGATCGATGCGAAGAACCTGCTGGATGCACCGTACGAGCTGACGCAGGGCGCGGTCGTACGGGAGTCGTACCACTCGGGCCGCAGCTTCGGCATCGGCCTGACATGGCGGCCGTGAGGCCAGGCGCTCCTCCCGGCGGGGAGCCTGGTCCCGACCCCACGGGGCGGTCGTGAAACGAAGTGCCCCGGTCGCCCACGCGCGACCGGGGCACGTTGCTTCACCGTGCGCTCGTCGTGACACGACTGCGACCGATTGCTCACGTAACCGGCACACGCCGGCATTCAATTGCACTTGCTACTCCGACGGTCCTTTCAAATCTCGCAGGTGAAAACAGGATGATCAGAACAACGCGCTACGCGTCCTTGCTGATAGCCACGCTCGCGTTCGCGGCGTGCGACGACTCGGATCCCACGGGCGTCAAGCCGCTGCCCCCGCCGGGTGACGCAGCGGCCGTGATCGACGCCGACATCACGTCCAGCCGCACATTGCGCGCGGATACCGTCTACACCTTGAAGGGCTTCATCAAGGTGCCGGCCGGCGTGACGCTGACGATCGAGCCGGGCACCGTGATCCAGGGCGACTACAACACGATGGGCTCGTCGCTGTTCGTCCTGCGCGGCGGCAGGATCATGGCGTGTGGCACGGCGGACGCGCCGATCGTGTTCACCTCGTCGCAGCCGGAGGGACAGCGCAAGCCGGGCGACTGGGGCGGCCTGATCCTCGTCGGCAACGGCGTGATCAACCGCGGCGACCCGACGATCCTCGAGGGCACCGGCACGGGTGCCTCCAACCCTGAAGTGAACTACGGCGGCGGCACGGACAACACGGACAGCAGTGGTGAGCTGTGCTACGTGCGCGTCGAGTTCGCCGGGTATGCGACGGCGCCCGACGCCGAGCTCAACAGCTTCACGTTCGCGGGCGTCGGCAGCGGCACGAAGGCGGAGTACCTGCAGGCGATGGCGGGCCTGGACGACCACTACGAGTGGTTCGGTGGCGCGGTCGACCACAAGTATCTCGTCTCCTACGAGTCGGGCGACGACCACTACGACGCGTCGGAAGGTTACGTCGGACGGGTGCAGCACCTGATCGCCTATCAGTCGAAGGTGCTCGATCCCCGCACGGGTGCCGGCAACGTATCCAGCGATCCGCAGGGCTTCGAGATCGACGGCTGCGCCGGCGCCAACTGTCTGAACGGCCAGGACTCCGAGCCGCTGACGCAGCCGGTGTTCGCCAACTTCACGCTGGTCGGCACGGGCCCGGGCGTCGTGGATGCGACGTCGGGTGGCCACGGCGCGGTGATCCGCCGTGGCACCGCCGGCTTCTGGGTGAACGGCGTGCTCGCACGCTGGCCCAAATCCGCGATCTCACTGCGTGATGAGACGACCGCGGCTCGGCTGAGCGCGGGACAGCTCGGTGTTTCCAACATCGCGAGCATCGACAATGGGTCGCTGGTGCACACGTCCAGCTTCAGCGCGGCCCTGGACACCGCCGCGGTCGATATCCGGACCATCGACGGTGCTGCCGCGAGCGTCTTTGCGGCGCTGCCCGCGGATCCTGCAGCGGCCACGGACTTCGACTGGTCGTTGACCGGTTCGGTCGACGCCTTCGTGAGCGGCGGCGGCCTGCAGACCTTCACGGGCGAGCTGGCGGCATGGGCCGGCGCACACGTGACCGGCACGAGCTATCTCGGTGCCGCGGACCCGGCCGGCCCGAAGTGGTGGGAGGGCTGGACGATCTACGCGGACAACTGACCGCCGAACTCACACCGGCATGGCGGCGTCACGGGCGAAGCAGGCCCGTGGCGCCGGCCATGGTTTCTGGAGCAGGATGATGAATCGATTCGCTGCCTGGACACTGGCCGCACTGCTGCTCGCAGCCGCGTGGGTCGTGGCTGCCGGAGCCGAGCCCTCGGCACCACGAAGGGACAGCGTTGTTGCCGGCGATGTGCTGCTGCCGATGTCGGAGATGATTCGCCGTTTCCAGGAACCGCTGCCGCGGGTGGACGCGCTCGGTGAAGGCGCGGCCCCGTCACGCGACGCGCTCGTCGACGCATTCGCCGCCGCGGTCCGGGACAGCAGCGCCGCCCGACTGCGCTCGCTGCGGCTGGACGCCGCCGAGTTCGCCTGGCTGTACTTCCCGGAATCACGCTACACGGCGAAGCCGTACGAGCTGCCGCCGGAGACCCTGTGGATGCTGGTCGACCAGAACGGGCGCAAGGGTGAGACGCGCCTGCTGCGCTATTTCGGGGGCCACCGGCTCGACGTCTCGGGCTACACGTGTGAGGCCGAGCCCCGTCGCGAGGGGCCGAACACCTACTGGGAGCAGTGCACGCTCACGATTCGCGACGGCGGGGGGCCGCGCGAGATGCGGTTGTTCGGCTCGATCATGGAGCGGAGCGGCCGCTTCAAGTTCGTTTCCATGACCAACGACCTGTAGCCGCCGGTCTCTTCCCTGCCACGGAGCCGGCGTTGTGCTACTGTAACGAATGCGCAACGACGACTCCCGCTCCATTGACCCCGCAGGCGCTGCGGGCCATCCATACCCGATACGGAGATCGCACGAGCAGGACGCCGCGCCGCAGCGGGCAGAACCGCTTCGCGCTGCGGCGATCGACGTCGGCTCCAATGCGATCCGCTTTCTTGCCGCCGAGCTGGACGGGTCGGGCGGTCTCGCGACGCTCGCGTACGACCGGGCGGCGGTGCGCCTCGGCCACGACGTGTTCGAGACCGGGCGCATCGGGAGCGAGCTGCTGGAGGCCGCGGTCGCGGCGCTGGTGCAGTTCCGCGAACGGATGGACGCTCTCGGCATCACGCGCTACCGCGCCGTCGCGACCAGTGCCGTTCGGGAAAGCGCGAACGGCCCGGAGCTGATCGAGCGGGCACGGACCGCCGCGGGCATTGTCCTGGAGACGATCGGCGGCTTCGAGGAAGCCGAGCTGGTGCTGCGCGCGGTGCGCGCTCACGTACCCATCGCGAGCGCGCCGTGGCTGCTGGTCGACATCGGGGGCGGCAGCGTGGAGATCACGCTGGCGGATGCAGAGCGGATCCTGGACACGGCATCGCATCCTGCGGGTGCGGTGCGGCTGCTGGAGCAGTTCGGGCATGGCGATGCAGCGGACCTGCGCCGCGCCATCGAGGCGCGGGTCGCAGCGCTGCCGCTGCCCGGCGTGGCCGGACAGGCGGTAGCGGGCTTCGTTGCAACGGGGGGCAACAGCGATGCGCTTGCGGATCTGCGGGAGCCGCAGGCGGCCTCTCGGGGCGTGAGCCGCCTTTCGCTCGGATGGCTGCGCGAAACGATCGAGAGACTGGCAGCAGCGTCGCTCGAGGAGCGGATGAGCTGGGGACTTCGTGCGGATCGCGCGGACGTGATCCTGCCCGCAGCGATCATCTACGAGGGGTTGTGCACGCGGGCGCGCTGTGACGAGCTGTGGATCCCGCGCGTCGGTGTACGGGAGGGTGTGATCCTGGACGTCGCGAAGCATCGCAAGGTCGAGGGCGCATCGAACGGGTTGAACCAGGGGTAGCGAAGTGTCGGAGCAGGAGCACGCATCATCGCCGCACGAGGTGCCGGCGGACCTGAACAACGATCTGAACGCGCAGTGGGAACAAGCGCTGGAGCACCGCCGCCGGCTCCGTGAGCGCCAGCGGCAGCGCCGGTTGAGCCGCCTTCCAGGGGATCGGAATCCGCAGGGAGACCGGGAGCCCGCCGGCATTTAGGCGGGCGGACGACCCGGTCAGATCCCCAGCAGCCCCGCGACGGCGAAGGAGATCAGCGCGAGCATCCAGCCGCAAACGACGTCGCCGGGATAGTGAACGCCGAGGTAGCACCGACTGAGTCCGACGACGGCGGCCAGGGCAAGGCATGCGCCGGCAAGGGCGTCGGGCAGCAGGCTGGTCGCGCCCAGTGCTACGGACAGCGAAGAGGCCGCGTGGCCGGAGGGGAAACTGAAGCGGTCCGGCGGCTCGGCGAGCGCGGCTCCGACAGGGAGCGCAGGACGAGGCCGCGCGATCGTCCGCTTGAGCATCTGCACGAGAGCGTGGCTGAACACGAGCACGAAGGCAGCGGTCCAGCCGACGTCACTGCGTGCTCCGGCGCCCAGGAGCAGCAGCAGCACAATGCCCACCGTGACCGTTGCGTCGCCGAGATGCGTGAGTCCGCGCATCACCTTGACCAGCGGAGAGTGCCGGCGTGTGACCAGGTAGAGCAGCATGCGCTCGTCGCGATCGCGGATGTATACCAGCAGCGGTGCCATGGCTTCCTCCCCGTCCATCATCGCGACCGAACGTCTCACCGATCCTCCCTCCCTGTAACGAACGAGTCACGCACGTTCCTGTTTCAGGATCCCCGGGCCGACGAACGGCGCGGATTGCGCCAGCATGCACCCGCCGTCGTCGAATCGTTACATTCGAGTGACCCTGCATTGACCCGCATGCGATAGAACTCTACGGGAACCCGTGAATGGCGCGGGCAGCGCAACAGCAGGGGAGACGAGGCTCGGCAATGAGCACGGCAGCGGCAAAGGCGTCGCCGGCACGCATTCTGGTCGTCGAGGACGAGCGGGACATCGCGGCGCTGGTGGCGTATCACCTGACCAAGGAAGGCTACCGCGTCCGGACGGCGGAAGGAGGCGCGGAAGCGCTGGAAGCTGCGGCGTCCGAGCGACCCGACCTGCTCGTGCTGGACCTCATGCTTCCGGGCTTCTCCGGATACGATGTGCTGCAGGAGATCCGGCGTCGCCCGGAGCTGGCGGATGTGCCGGTCGTCGTGCTGACCGCGCGGCGGGACGAGGCGGACCGAGTGAAGGGACTCGAGCTGGGCGCCGACGACTACGTCACCAAGCCCTTCAGCCCGCGGGAGCTGGTGCTGCGCGTGGGTGCGGTGCTGCGGCGGGTGCAGTCACCCGCGGTCACCGGCACCGGCCGCGTGCTGCGGGGCGGGCCCGTGACCGTCGACCTGAACGCGATGACCGCCTTCGTGAACGACGAGCCGCTGGACCTCACACCTACCGAGTACCGCCTTCTGACGACGCTGCTCGAGCGGCGCGGCCGCGTGCAGTCGCGCCAGCAGCTGCTCGAGATGGCCTGGGACATCCATGCCCGCATCGAGACGCGCACGGTGGACATGCACGTGCAGCGGCTCCGGACGAAGCTTGGCGACGCAGGCTCCTGGATCGAGACCGTGCGCGGTTTCGGCTACCGCTTTCGTCAGCGTGAAGAGGGTGAATGAAACGCTGGCGCCTGCGCGTGGTCGTCCCGGTCGCGGTACTCCTGCTGACCGCCGCTGCTCTCCTCGCCGAGAGCCGGATCGGACCCGTGGGCGCCCTGCTGCTTGCAGCGCTCGGAGGCATCGTGGTCGGTAACCTGCTTGCCGAGCGGCTCGATGCGCTGCGCGCGGCGGTCCTCGAGCGTGCGCGCTCCGGCGGGCAACGCCTTCCAGGGTACAGGATCGCCGAGATCCACGCGCTCTCGAGCGTCATCGAGATGCTCGTCGGCGAATTCGCTGAGCGTACCGCATCTCTTGCCCGCGACCGCGACGAGCTCGCACTCCTGGTCAACAACGTCTCCGAAGGCATCCTGCAGATCGACGCGCAAGGACGCCTCGTGCGGGCGAACCCTGCTGCACATGCGCTGTTGCACCTGCCGCGTGACAGCAGTGGCGCGCAGGCGTCCGCAGTGATCCGGAACACCGAGCTGCGGCACCTGCTGGCGCGGGCGGCAGGCGGGGTCACCGTTGCTGCCGAGGAGATCGGGGTCGACGATCGGCGCCTGCTCGTGGCCGCGCGGCCGTTTCGCGACGGACCGTCGGCGGGCGCGATCGTCGCTTTCGCGGATCTCACCGAGCTCCGGCGGCTCGAGGGCGTGCGGCGCGAGTTCGTCGCCAATGTCAGCCACGAGCTGAAGACACCGCTCACCTCGATCCGCGGCTATATCGAGACGCTGCAGTCCGACGACGTGCCGGCCGAGACACAGCGGCAGTTCCTCGACGTCGTGCAGCGCAACGCCGAACGGCTGCACCACATCGTGGAAGACCTGCTGGACCTGTCGCGCGTCGAGTCCGGCAACTGGAAACCGGAGCTGCACGCGATCGATCCGCTCGAGATCGCACGCGACGTCTGGGCTGCCACGATCGAGCAGCAGCCTGCAGCCCGGGACCTGACCTTCACCGCAGGCGGCGACAACGCCCCGGCGATGGCGGATCCGGGTGCGCTCCGCCACGTGCTCGGCAACCTCTTCGACAACGCGGTTCGTTACACCCCGGCGGGCGGGCGCATCGAGGTTCGCGTATCGCAGGAAGGCGCTGTGCCGGGGCGCGCGAGGTTCACCATGATCGACGTGCGCGACACCGGCGCGGGCATCCCGCGCGACGCGCTGAGCCGTGTCTTCGAGCGCTTCTACCGGGTCGATCCGGCACGTTCCCGCGCCGAAGGGGGTACCGGTCTCGGCCTGTCCATCGTGAAGCACCTCGTCGAGGGCATGGACGGCACTGTCTCCGCCCAGAGCGAGCTGGGGAAGGGGACGACGATCCGGATCCGGCTGCCGGCAGCGGCAGCCATCACACTGGTACAACAGAAAAACGCAGGATGACGCAGCATACGACGTCCGACGCAGCACGCTCCTCGCGC is a window of Longimicrobiales bacterium DNA encoding:
- the mgtE gene encoding magnesium transporter codes for the protein MLQPAGEIRLPELADAWWLLDQPDRIAGFRLLEPGDAEEFFFDLTSSDQADLLLALTPAERRLWLRLLPPDDAADLIQEAAEEDRPGLLGLLDDATRREVTALLAYEEDEAGGLMSSRFARVRPDMTADEAISYLRKQAQGRTNAETLYYIYVLDSAQRLLGVVSFRELFAAPGNRTVREIMRVEDMVAVPEEMDQEAVARLFAEYDVVALPVVDAEGRMKGIVTVDDIVDVVEEEATEDIHKYGGLEALDEPYLRIGFFDLVRKRAPWLVILFFGGMLTATAVGRFENFVTTIKGLAVFMPLVIASGGNSGSQASTLVIRAMTVGEVRLRDWWRVVRRELAVGLVLGIMLALLGIGRVWIATLIGQPDNAEMILFAVTIAASLIGVVIFGTLAGSMLPFILQRLGFDPASASAPLVATLVDVSGLLIYFSVASWLLSS
- a CDS encoding phosphatase PAP2 family protein, whose amino-acid sequence is MRRSVAMMDGEEAMAPLLVYIRDRDERMLLYLVTRRHSPLVKVMRGLTHLGDATVTVGIVLLLLLGAGARSDVGWTAAFVLVFSHALVQMLKRTIARPRPALPVGAALAEPPDRFSFPSGHAASSLSVALGATSLLPDALAGACLALAAVVGLSRCYLGVHYPGDVVCGWMLALISFAVAGLLGI
- a CDS encoding response regulator transcription factor; this translates as MSTAAAKASPARILVVEDERDIAALVAYHLTKEGYRVRTAEGGAEALEAAASERPDLLVLDLMLPGFSGYDVLQEIRRRPELADVPVVVLTARRDEADRVKGLELGADDYVTKPFSPRELVLRVGAVLRRVQSPAVTGTGRVLRGGPVTVDLNAMTAFVNDEPLDLTPTEYRLLTTLLERRGRVQSRQQLLEMAWDIHARIETRTVDMHVQRLRTKLGDAGSWIETVRGFGYRFRQREEGE
- a CDS encoding ATP-binding protein — encoded protein: MKRWRLRVVVPVAVLLLTAAALLAESRIGPVGALLLAALGGIVVGNLLAERLDALRAAVLERARSGGQRLPGYRIAEIHALSSVIEMLVGEFAERTASLARDRDELALLVNNVSEGILQIDAQGRLVRANPAAHALLHLPRDSSGAQASAVIRNTELRHLLARAAGGVTVAAEEIGVDDRRLLVAARPFRDGPSAGAIVAFADLTELRRLEGVRREFVANVSHELKTPLTSIRGYIETLQSDDVPAETQRQFLDVVQRNAERLHHIVEDLLDLSRVESGNWKPELHAIDPLEIARDVWAATIEQQPAARDLTFTAGGDNAPAMADPGALRHVLGNLFDNAVRYTPAGGRIEVRVSQEGAVPGRARFTMIDVRDTGAGIPRDALSRVFERFYRVDPARSRAEGGTGLGLSIVKHLVEGMDGTVSAQSELGKGTTIRIRLPAAAAITLVQQKNAG
- a CDS encoding TonB-dependent receptor gives rise to the protein MTGKLRCVLMGALLLLGAASASAQQPAGRVAGRVVDAQTGLGLPGASIVVESTQQGVLSGIDGRYLLTSVPAGVVSVRVESIGYGTKTVTDVRVRADEVTELIVTVDPQAVELEAISVSASAERGSVSRALDEQRNATGIVSALGSEQIARSPDGDAAAAMQRVSGVSVQDGKYVFVRGLGERYTTTSLNGARIPSPEPERKVVPLDLFPSGLLQSITTAKTFTPDLPGDFSGAQVNIRTREFPGSRQLTISAGGGFNSRVTGRDLFAAPTVGGEWLASSGDARALPQSVRSAGDFTAPMEQDEINAMVRSFRNAWTPQRASGRGNSSLGVSLGGTDPVLGQPISYLLSGTYSYGEEVRDAEIRARALPGANGQVTEVDRFTGSTGRTSVLWGGLANISTLVGEHSRVFFNGNLNRSADNEARFEVGTSENHGTMPMEVQRLRFVQRTVGSAQLGAEHQLGASRIDWSLTGSAVRRSEPDRSEFVYAQTVEGEPMRWFAASNEGAVRTFGELEENSMEAALNYRLHLGAKARHALQLGGLYRMTDREADNRAYSISGRSLPADALALPAEQIMDGRFAEAGDSYFRLTPMSQGGSYSAEDRLVAGYGMLELGLSDRLQLIAGARVERSELDLAAQGTIGSEVFTAAPSYTDVLPSLSLNVGLTDNQKLRFSASQTLARPEYRELANVQYREVLGGENVVGNPDLRRTLIRNADIRWEWYPNPGETVSLALFAKQFDAPIERVYRATSGTSIVTYVNAEEAENFGVELELRKRLGFIAEPLETITAFANATVMDSRIRIGREASSQTSTERAMVGQAPYVVNTGLTWAPGAGTTSATLLYNTVGRRIVNAGEVPLPDVYEERRDVLDLSFRTTLPGGLGVKIDAKNLLDAPYELTQGAVVRESYHSGRSFGIGLTWRP